Proteins from a single region of Leptolyngbya sp. CCY15150:
- a CDS encoding DUF2993 domain-containing protein: MLLGLDNLGEKTLNRIAELALSSQLDHIDDLTVQIKTNMDLIAQGRLESMLIDGKGLVMQQDLRMQHMIIRIGQVAVNPMAALMGNIQLTHPTQGSAHITLTASDLTQAFNSSTLNAQMQGVVIEEDGQEVVLDVQSVNCQLCDTGELIIQATVCLRHQDKAQQVEFYATPQIMDQGRRVQLDQVRYTQGQDLPPAVTQALIERATQVLDLKNFEMDGIHLNLETLTVTAETLTLEAIAHVIRFPKL; encoded by the coding sequence GTGCTATTAGGACTTGATAATCTCGGGGAAAAAACCCTCAATCGAATTGCAGAGCTAGCCCTTTCTAGCCAGTTAGATCACATCGATGATTTGACCGTCCAGATCAAAACCAATATGGATCTGATTGCCCAAGGGCGGCTAGAGTCCATGTTGATTGATGGCAAAGGGCTAGTCATGCAGCAAGATTTGCGCATGCAGCACATGATCATTCGCATTGGGCAAGTCGCGGTTAATCCAATGGCGGCGCTGATGGGCAATATCCAACTCACCCATCCCACCCAAGGCAGCGCTCACATTACCCTCACGGCCTCCGACCTCACCCAAGCCTTCAACTCCAGCACTCTCAATGCTCAGATGCAGGGCGTGGTGATTGAAGAGGATGGGCAAGAGGTGGTTTTAGATGTGCAGTCGGTGAACTGCCAGCTTTGCGATACGGGGGAGCTGATCATTCAGGCAACGGTGTGCTTGCGTCATCAAGACAAAGCTCAGCAGGTTGAATTTTACGCAACACCCCAAATTATGGATCAGGGACGACGGGTGCAGCTCGACCAAGTGCGCTACACCCAGGGGCAAGATCTGCCGCCAGCCGTCACCCAAGCGTTGATCGAGCGTGCAACCCAAGTCTTAGATCTCAAGAACTTTGAGATGGACGGCATCCATCTAAACTTGGAAACATTGACGGTAACCGCAGAGACCCTCACCCTAGAGGCGATCGCCCATGTCATTCGGTTCCCTAAGCTTTAG
- a CDS encoding S24 family peptidase, producing the protein MTNPLPNKAQVNTTDLDQFPARLKQAVGDKSIRGFARDCGFSDTVLRQYLNGQSEPTRPALLAIARTANISVEWLATGQCVTAPHDLSQALAEKYTYKEPLAFETDWLQTEFPDSFENLMLVQMVDDSMEPTLPIKALVLVDTTDRDLGAVTHGIYLLKLDDRILVKRLQYVAEKTIRVLSDNAAYETFSLVLSSPSSGLSLMGRVIWVGHKLHLV; encoded by the coding sequence ATGACTAATCCATTACCTAATAAGGCGCAGGTGAATACCACAGACCTTGATCAGTTTCCTGCTCGCCTGAAGCAAGCTGTTGGCGACAAAAGTATCCGAGGCTTTGCCAGAGATTGTGGCTTTTCTGACACTGTGCTCCGCCAATATCTCAATGGTCAAAGTGAACCCACCCGCCCGGCATTGCTCGCTATAGCACGCACAGCTAATATCAGCGTAGAGTGGCTGGCAACAGGCCAGTGTGTGACGGCTCCTCATGACTTATCTCAAGCGTTAGCTGAGAAGTACACTTATAAGGAGCCACTGGCATTTGAGACGGATTGGCTACAGACAGAGTTCCCTGATTCATTTGAGAATCTGATGCTAGTCCAGATGGTTGATGACAGTATGGAGCCTACCCTTCCGATAAAAGCGCTGGTGCTTGTAGACACCACAGATCGAGATCTGGGGGCGGTAACCCATGGCATCTATCTGCTCAAACTGGATGACCGAATTTTGGTTAAACGCCTGCAATATGTTGCGGAGAAGACGATTCGAGTTCTGAGTGATAATGCGGCTTATGAAACTTTCTCCCTCGTCTTGTCGAGCCCATCTAGTGGATTAAGCCTTATGGGTAGAGTTATTTGGGTTGGCCACAAATTACATCTCGTATGA
- a CDS encoding site-specific integrase, with the protein MAKGQVKVEVYSERLRLRWSYQSQRYCLSVGLPDSIINRKVATQKAQQIELDMLSGNFDPTLQKYKPEDPPPVLEPRSETSQIYTDVFQQHWDKFVEDKGQRLESPFTIVSMYNPIPKKVRNFGHKILGRREAQEFVTFMLQSASPATIKKQVIILNDFGNWVQQNKLVEASWENPFTGLTEMCHPVPPLKVAPFSEAEIKQIIGTFRDDRYYAHYTNYVRFLFMTGCRTSEAIGLQWKHIRRDCTEITFNETLVRKGTGTARLRKATKTNRARFFPCNVDLQNLLLAIRPEDYKPDTLVFPSPKGKPIDATNFLNRAWQSILKKCGMTQENGLYRTQYNTRHTFISHMLAKGMSVIEVAKLTGHDPKILLEHYAGLISQIEVPTFF; encoded by the coding sequence ATGGCTAAAGGACAAGTTAAAGTCGAAGTTTACTCCGAGCGCTTACGGCTGCGGTGGAGTTACCAGAGCCAGCGTTACTGCCTGTCGGTTGGCTTGCCAGATAGCATCATCAACCGCAAGGTCGCAACACAAAAGGCCCAGCAGATTGAGTTAGACATGCTGAGCGGCAATTTTGACCCCACGTTGCAAAAATACAAGCCTGAGGATCCACCTCCAGTGCTTGAGCCTAGATCTGAGACGTCTCAGATCTATACCGATGTCTTTCAGCAGCACTGGGACAAATTTGTAGAAGATAAGGGGCAGCGGCTAGAGAGCCCCTTCACCATCGTGAGCATGTATAATCCTATTCCCAAAAAAGTGCGTAATTTCGGGCATAAGATCCTTGGCCGCCGGGAAGCTCAAGAGTTCGTCACGTTTATGCTACAAAGTGCTTCCCCTGCCACCATTAAGAAACAGGTGATCATCCTGAATGACTTTGGCAACTGGGTGCAGCAGAATAAGTTGGTGGAAGCAAGTTGGGAAAACCCGTTTACCGGGCTGACGGAGATGTGTCACCCGGTGCCACCGCTCAAAGTTGCTCCCTTTAGCGAGGCAGAAATCAAGCAGATTATCGGTACCTTTCGCGACGACCGCTACTATGCTCACTACACTAACTATGTTCGCTTCCTATTTATGACAGGTTGTAGAACCAGTGAGGCCATAGGCCTCCAGTGGAAGCATATTCGTCGCGACTGTACTGAAATCACGTTTAACGAAACCCTGGTACGTAAGGGCACCGGAACGGCTCGCCTGCGAAAAGCTACCAAAACGAATCGGGCGCGGTTTTTCCCGTGCAATGTTGATCTACAGAACCTGTTGTTAGCCATTCGCCCTGAAGACTACAAGCCCGATACTCTGGTCTTTCCCAGTCCCAAGGGCAAACCGATTGATGCGACCAACTTCCTAAATCGGGCCTGGCAGAGCATTTTGAAGAAGTGCGGCATGACTCAAGAAAACGGGCTGTATCGTACCCAGTACAACACCCGGCATACGTTCATTAGCCACATGCTGGCGAAGGGGATGTCGGTGATTGAGGTCGCCAAGCTGACTGGCCATGATCCTAAAATTCTGTTGGAGCACTATGCTGGCTTAATTAGTCAGATTGAGGTGCCAACGTTCTTTTAG
- a CDS encoding L,D-transpeptidase encodes MVIGQRIGLSFGVAIALLLYGSAGYAGKPGLNEPTTPSPEVAPPPPINVDGYGLDGYGPGSVTHVQISLSDRRLTLYQNSTALQTYPIAVGREGWQTPVGQFQVTQMIANPDWMNPLTGEVVRSGHPSNPLGDRWIGFWTDGYNWVGMHGTPDTSSIGQAASHGCIRMLDHHIDEIFRLVQLGTIVVVAP; translated from the coding sequence ATGGTTATTGGACAACGCATAGGTTTGAGCTTCGGGGTGGCGATCGCCCTTCTCCTGTACGGATCGGCTGGGTATGCGGGCAAGCCTGGTTTGAATGAGCCAACGACGCCCTCGCCCGAGGTGGCACCTCCACCCCCTATCAACGTGGATGGCTATGGGCTGGATGGCTATGGCCCAGGCTCAGTCACCCATGTGCAAATTAGCCTCAGCGATCGCAGGCTGACGCTCTACCAAAACAGCACTGCCCTACAGACCTACCCGATTGCCGTAGGGCGAGAGGGCTGGCAAACGCCCGTCGGTCAATTTCAGGTGACGCAAATGATTGCCAACCCAGACTGGATGAACCCCCTCACCGGAGAGGTGGTACGCAGTGGGCATCCCAGTAACCCCCTGGGCGATCGCTGGATTGGCTTTTGGACTGATGGCTATAACTGGGTAGGCATGCACGGCACCCCCGACACCAGCTCCATTGGCCAAGCAGCGTCCCATGGCTGTATCCGCATGCTGGATCACCACATTGATGAGATTTTTCGATTGGTGCAACTGGGCACCATCGTTGTTGTAGCGCCCTAG
- a CDS encoding Npun_R2479 family HD domain-containing metalloprotein gives MFNATELLIDSFVQDLKDGYRRAYGSLNSDYEDIIGWVGSMALENIANSDALYHNVEHTILVALVGQEILRGKHIREGGVSPSDWLHFIISLLCHDIGYVKGVCRQDKEGVYATGQGGKMVKLGMGSSDASLTPYHVDRGKLFVDERFGNNSKISAEIIKRNIELTRFPVPNEADHQDTTHYPGLIRAADLIGQLSDPRYLKKIGALYYEFHETGESKKLGYEHPGDLRRNYPKFYWNVVYRYVKDGMRYLELTQQGKQVLANLYSNVFVVEHDIHALEDVISAS, from the coding sequence ATGTTTAACGCTACCGAACTGCTAATTGACAGCTTCGTTCAAGATCTAAAAGATGGGTATCGTCGGGCTTACGGCAGCCTCAATTCCGACTATGAAGACATCATTGGTTGGGTTGGGTCGATGGCGCTTGAGAATATCGCCAACAGCGATGCTCTCTACCACAACGTCGAGCATACGATTTTGGTAGCCCTCGTAGGACAAGAGATTCTACGGGGTAAGCACATCCGTGAAGGTGGCGTTTCGCCCAGCGACTGGCTGCATTTCATCATCTCCTTGCTATGCCACGACATCGGCTATGTGAAGGGTGTATGCCGGCAAGACAAAGAAGGCGTCTATGCCACCGGGCAGGGCGGCAAGATGGTCAAATTGGGCATGGGTTCATCCGATGCATCTTTAACGCCCTACCACGTCGATCGCGGCAAGCTGTTCGTGGATGAGCGGTTTGGCAACAACAGCAAGATCAGCGCTGAAATTATTAAGCGCAACATTGAGTTAACCCGCTTTCCGGTTCCCAACGAGGCGGATCACCAAGACACCACCCACTATCCCGGCCTCATTCGAGCTGCGGATTTGATTGGGCAGCTCAGCGATCCCCGCTATCTCAAAAAAATTGGGGCTCTATATTACGAGTTCCATGAAACCGGTGAAAGCAAAAAGCTAGGGTATGAACATCCTGGCGACCTGCGGCGCAACTATCCCAAGTTTTACTGGAACGTGGTCTATCGCTACGTCAAAGACGGAATGCGATATCTAGAACTCACCCAGCAAGGGAAGCAAGTCCTAGCCAACCTGTATTCGAATGTGTTTGTTGTTGAACACGACATCCATGCCTTAGAGGACGTGATTTCGGCAAGCTAG